In Coriobacteriaceae bacterium, a single window of DNA contains:
- the ftsH gene encoding ATP-dependent zinc metalloprotease FtsH, translated as MPGGKKPTRTGWLYFLLACALLGYAFFNMGSGFANSSNTVKLATSEMVSAIKQDRVEDLTYTVQDGSVAGHYWKTKKDKGDTSELKSFSSTYVGSDSLAELMAEHPDTKYIVNTNDPDFWGDLAMSVLPTIALIAIMFYFMRQMMGANNRNMQFGKTNAKTNEATRPKVKFEDVAGVDEAVEELEEIRDFLSDPDRYRKLGAKIPRGVLLVGPPGTGKTLLAKAVAGEAGVPFFSISGSDFVEMFVGVGASRVRDLFKEAKSQAPSIIFIDEIDAVGRQRGAGLGGGHDEREQTLNQLLVEMDGFEESDSVILIAATNRPDILDPALLRPGRFDRQVTVDRPDVKGREQILRVHAENKPMDEDVKFEKLAQMTVGFTGADLANLLNESALLAARRHRSVISMDEVEESMERVIAGPQRKGRVMTEAERTTIAYHESGHALVGHILEHSDPVHKISIVSRGQALGYTLQLPQEDHFLKTKNEMLDELAVFLGGRVAEELMCDDITSGASNDLERATKMAREMVTRLGMSEELGTQVFGEAQHQVFLGRDYADHQDYSEETARRIDIEVQRIMREAHRRAVEILDARRDQLDLMAKVLLERETVEGDAVNALLDNEWDAYLEREGDILAAKEERNAKAAGMPTKKRAPRMSEEELAADAAAFAQAAMQEDAEVASETADDDCAVNAGADTDDDK; from the coding sequence ATGCCCGGAGGCAAGAAGCCCACGCGTACGGGCTGGCTGTATTTTCTTTTGGCTTGCGCGCTTCTGGGCTATGCCTTCTTTAATATGGGTTCCGGCTTTGCCAACTCCAGCAATACCGTTAAGCTCGCGACGAGCGAGATGGTCAGTGCCATTAAGCAGGATCGCGTCGAAGATTTGACCTATACGGTTCAAGACGGAAGCGTGGCGGGTCATTACTGGAAGACAAAAAAGGACAAGGGCGATACGAGCGAGCTCAAGAGCTTTTCCTCGACCTATGTCGGCTCCGATTCGCTTGCCGAGCTTATGGCGGAGCACCCCGACACCAAGTATATCGTCAACACCAACGACCCCGATTTTTGGGGCGACTTGGCGATGAGCGTGCTGCCGACGATCGCCCTGATCGCCATCATGTTCTACTTTATGCGCCAGATGATGGGCGCCAATAACAGGAACATGCAGTTTGGCAAGACCAACGCCAAGACTAACGAGGCTACGCGTCCCAAGGTCAAGTTCGAGGACGTGGCCGGCGTGGACGAGGCCGTCGAGGAGCTCGAGGAGATCCGCGACTTCCTAAGCGATCCGGACCGCTATCGCAAACTGGGTGCCAAGATCCCGCGCGGCGTTTTGCTGGTGGGCCCTCCGGGTACCGGTAAGACGCTGCTGGCCAAGGCCGTTGCCGGCGAGGCGGGCGTGCCGTTCTTTAGCATCTCTGGTTCTGACTTTGTCGAGATGTTCGTGGGTGTCGGTGCCAGCCGCGTGCGCGACCTCTTTAAGGAGGCCAAGTCTCAGGCTCCGTCGATCATCTTTATTGACGAGATCGATGCCGTGGGACGTCAGCGCGGAGCCGGTCTGGGCGGCGGCCACGACGAGCGCGAGCAGACGCTCAACCAGCTGCTGGTCGAGATGGACGGTTTTGAGGAAAGCGACTCGGTCATCCTGATCGCCGCAACTAACCGTCCCGATATTCTGGACCCGGCATTGCTGCGCCCCGGTCGTTTTGACCGCCAGGTCACGGTCGACCGTCCGGACGTAAAGGGCCGCGAGCAGATCTTGCGCGTGCATGCCGAGAACAAGCCGATGGACGAGGACGTTAAGTTTGAGAAGCTCGCCCAGATGACCGTTGGCTTTACCGGTGCCGATTTGGCGAACCTGCTCAATGAGTCTGCGCTGCTGGCCGCTCGCCGTCATCGTTCCGTGATCTCGATGGACGAGGTCGAGGAGTCGATGGAGCGCGTGATTGCCGGACCACAACGCAAGGGCCGTGTGATGACCGAAGCCGAGCGCACCACGATTGCCTACCACGAGAGCGGTCATGCCCTGGTGGGTCACATCTTGGAGCACTCCGATCCGGTTCATAAGATTTCGATTGTCAGCCGCGGCCAGGCTCTGGGCTACACGTTGCAGCTTCCGCAGGAGGATCACTTCCTCAAGACCAAGAACGAGATGCTCGATGAGCTTGCCGTGTTCTTGGGCGGTCGCGTTGCCGAGGAACTCATGTGCGACGACATCACGTCGGGCGCGAGCAACGACCTGGAGCGCGCGACCAAGATGGCGCGCGAGATGGTCACGCGCCTGGGCATGAGCGAGGAGTTGGGCACGCAGGTGTTTGGCGAGGCGCAGCATCAGGTGTTCCTTGGTCGCGATTACGCCGATCACCAGGATTACTCCGAGGAGACGGCGCGTCGCATCGATATCGAGGTCCAGCGCATTATGCGCGAGGCCCATCGCCGCGCGGTCGAGATTCTGGATGCCCGTCGCGATCAGCTTGATCTGATGGCGAAGGTGCTGCTTGAGCGCGAGACCGTCGAAGGCGACGCCGTGAATGCCCTGCTCGACAACGAGTGGGATGCCTACCTTGAGCGCGAGGGCGATATCCTGGCGGCCAAGGAGGAGCGCAATGCCAAGGCGGCTGGCATGCCGACCAAGAAGCGCGCGCCTCGCATGAGCGAGGAGGAGCTGGCGGCTGATGCCGCAGCTTTTGCGCAGGCGGCCATGCAGGAGGATGCCGAAGTCGCATCCGAGACTGCCGATGATGACTGTGCCGTCAATGCCGGTGCCGACACCGACGACGACAAATAG
- a CDS encoding pyridoxal phosphate-dependent aminotransferase, whose translation MINETMYARGAESSIIREIFSYGLERKAQIGAENVFDFSLGNPSVPAPAAVAESIKKALELPSDQLHGYTPAPGLPQCRAAVAESLNRRFGTSYEGKDVFMTVGAAASLTCALNAVTNPGDEVVVIAPYFPEYRVWIEKAGCTCVEALADEDTFQLSVDNVLKAISEKTAAVIIDSPNNPTGAVYTRDTLTRLANVLREANARRDPENPIMLISDEPYREIVYGAEVPWVPSIYENTVVCYSYSKSLSLPGERVGWILVPNTNPQAARLMPAVAGAARTLGFVCAPALFQRVIIDCIDEPSDIEAYARNRTALTDALADYGYTYVEPDGAFYLWVKALEPDANAFCERAKKYELLAVPSDSFGMPGWFRLGYCVSCETIINSLPAWKQLADEYR comes from the coding sequence ATGATCAACGAAACTATGTATGCTCGCGGTGCGGAAAGCTCCATCATCCGTGAGATCTTTAGCTATGGTCTTGAGCGCAAGGCACAGATCGGTGCGGAAAACGTATTCGATTTTTCGCTGGGCAACCCGAGTGTTCCGGCGCCCGCTGCCGTGGCGGAGTCCATTAAGAAGGCCTTGGAGCTGCCGAGTGACCAGCTGCACGGCTACACTCCCGCACCGGGCCTGCCGCAATGTCGAGCAGCTGTCGCCGAATCGCTCAACCGTCGCTTTGGCACGAGCTATGAGGGCAAGGACGTCTTTATGACGGTGGGTGCCGCGGCTTCGCTCACCTGCGCGCTCAACGCCGTTACGAACCCGGGCGATGAGGTTGTTGTTATCGCCCCGTACTTCCCGGAGTATCGCGTGTGGATTGAGAAGGCCGGCTGCACGTGTGTCGAGGCGCTCGCCGATGAAGACACGTTTCAGCTGAGCGTGGACAACGTGCTCAAGGCGATCAGCGAAAAGACGGCGGCCGTCATCATCGACTCGCCCAACAACCCGACCGGTGCCGTATATACGCGCGACACGCTGACGCGACTGGCCAATGTTCTGCGCGAGGCCAACGCTCGGCGTGATCCCGAGAATCCGATTATGCTCATCTCGGATGAGCCGTACCGCGAGATCGTGTACGGTGCCGAGGTGCCTTGGGTGCCCTCGATCTACGAGAACACCGTGGTGTGCTACTCGTATTCTAAGTCGCTGTCGCTGCCGGGTGAGCGCGTTGGCTGGATCTTGGTTCCCAACACCAATCCGCAGGCTGCGCGTCTGATGCCGGCTGTTGCGGGTGCTGCCCGTACGCTGGGTTTTGTATGTGCACCGGCGCTCTTCCAGCGCGTGATTATCGATTGCATCGATGAGCCGAGCGATATCGAGGCCTATGCTCGCAACCGCACGGCGCTTACCGACGCCTTGGCGGACTACGGCTATACCTATGTTGAGCCGGACGGTGCTTTCTACCTGTGGGTGAAGGCACTCGAGCCCGATGCGAATGCGTTTTGCGAGCGCGCAAAGAAGTATGAGTTGCTTGCGGTTCCCTCGGACAGCTTTGGTATGCCGGGCTGGTTCCGCCTGGGCTATTGCGTGAGTTGCGAAACGATCATCAATTCGCTACCCGCTTGGAAACAGTTGGCGGACGAGTATCGTTAA
- the tilS gene encoding tRNA lysidine(34) synthetase TilS gives MPTVSQHYGHHAVPGAVDETRTRQQAAPVVLMVSGGADSTALLLMACTSKLDIQDGRGVAPIARERLHVLHVNHHLRGKASDGDEAFVRELCAKYGLPLCVEHAYFDGESGNIEAAAREVRYAAARRYVRELCAQTGAPRTAARICTAHTSSDRAETFLMNAIKGSGPAGLSSIPHRRNIVVRPLLDLTHGELVGYLQVHGQPWREDESNEDISYLRNYVRHRVMPVVAQRNASVCKTIGAACEILGDEDAFLSQLSAQAFRSCLRKEAAGALVLDARRLAAAEVVIARRIVRLAIKRIDPDARPEMRHVERVLSCVAEGAGSVTLPAGIDARVEFGMLAFKAPVAREGLVADWVTVPGRLPLGGGRMLVAEPMAVEPGCDIVRRARELAAAGEVAALVDAAALGFADSDSERILAGSRGEIPAEARLARLWVDGPAPGDVMCPLGMSGRSKKVSDLLGEARIPVSERAGVPMVRTAPGGAVVWVAGVRADERFKCTAATRVAYLLRVVDAD, from the coding sequence ATGCCTACGGTATCTCAGCATTATGGACACCATGCCGTGCCTGGGGCAGTCGATGAGACCCGGACGAGGCAGCAGGCTGCTCCTGTCGTGCTCATGGTATCAGGCGGCGCGGACTCGACGGCACTGCTTCTTATGGCGTGCACATCAAAGCTGGATATCCAAGACGGACGCGGTGTTGCCCCCATTGCTCGCGAGCGCCTGCATGTGCTGCATGTAAACCATCATCTGCGCGGCAAGGCGTCCGATGGCGACGAGGCCTTTGTGCGTGAGCTCTGCGCGAAATATGGTTTACCGCTGTGCGTGGAGCACGCTTATTTTGATGGGGAGTCGGGCAATATTGAGGCCGCGGCCCGCGAGGTGCGCTATGCCGCGGCGCGGAGGTATGTTCGCGAGCTCTGCGCCCAGACGGGGGCACCGCGAACGGCGGCTCGTATCTGCACCGCGCACACGTCTTCGGATCGCGCGGAAACGTTTTTGATGAACGCGATTAAGGGTTCAGGGCCCGCTGGCCTATCGAGCATTCCTCACCGGAGGAATATCGTGGTGCGCCCCTTGCTCGACCTAACTCATGGCGAGCTCGTGGGCTATCTACAGGTACATGGTCAGCCGTGGCGTGAGGACGAGAGCAATGAGGATATCTCGTATCTGCGAAACTACGTGCGCCATCGGGTAATGCCAGTGGTGGCACAGCGTAATGCGAGCGTGTGCAAGACGATTGGCGCCGCCTGCGAGATCCTTGGTGACGAAGATGCGTTTCTATCCCAGCTGTCGGCACAGGCGTTTCGAAGCTGCCTGCGCAAGGAGGCGGCGGGTGCGCTAGTGCTCGATGCCAGACGCCTTGCTGCGGCCGAGGTGGTAATCGCGCGGCGCATCGTGCGACTGGCGATCAAACGCATCGATCCGGACGCTCGTCCAGAGATGCGACATGTGGAGCGAGTCCTTTCCTGCGTTGCCGAGGGCGCAGGCTCGGTCACGCTTCCGGCGGGGATTGACGCACGCGTCGAATTTGGCATGCTGGCGTTTAAGGCTCCGGTGGCTCGCGAGGGCCTGGTCGCGGACTGGGTTACCGTACCCGGTCGTTTGCCGTTGGGCGGGGGACGTATGCTGGTCGCAGAGCCGATGGCCGTTGAACCGGGATGCGATATCGTGCGCCGCGCCCGTGAGCTTGCGGCTGCCGGGGAAGTGGCAGCTTTGGTAGACGCGGCTGCCCTGGGTTTTGCCGACAGCGATAGCGAGCGGATCCTGGCGGGCTCGCGTGGCGAGATCCCTGCCGAGGCGCGATTGGCGCGCCTATGGGTGGACGGTCCCGCACCGGGAGACGTGATGTGCCCGTTAGGAATGAGTGGCCGAAGCAAGAAGGTATCCGACTTGCTAGGAGAGGCTCGCATTCCCGTTTCCGAGCGCGCCGGCGTGCCCATGGTGAGGACGGCGCCGGGAGGTGCCGTGGTGTGGGTCGCCGGAGTTCGCGCGGACGAACGCTTTAAGTGCACGGCGGCGACGCGTGTGGCCTATCTGCTTCGCGTGGTTGACGCGGATTAG
- a CDS encoding phosphatase: protein MPYLLSCDIHTHTMFSAHAYSTIEENVYWAAERGLQVLGSADHLSSMVTACPNDLRSYQFFINQDIWPRIWSGVLVLRGAEADIVSLDGSLFGEDTPVTLDIAGDSYSRPHSLFDLVTRNLDYLVASVHNPQLAEGATLAQTTEMYINALEHPKVFMLGHAGRSGVPFDIDEVLLAAKAKHKIIEINNHSLEHGVDTEHWAVCRKIAERCAELGVGIGVSTDAHIGMAIGKLDHARKLLDEIHFPLDLIVTRDRETLLREMAAAGVCDLRKGM from the coding sequence ATGCCCTACCTGCTTTCTTGTGACATTCATACCCATACGATGTTCTCTGCGCATGCATATTCGACCATTGAGGAGAATGTGTACTGGGCGGCAGAGCGTGGTCTGCAGGTGCTCGGATCTGCCGACCATCTGAGCTCTATGGTTACGGCTTGCCCTAATGACCTGCGCAGTTATCAGTTCTTTATCAACCAGGATATCTGGCCGCGCATTTGGAGCGGCGTGCTGGTGTTGCGTGGTGCCGAGGCCGATATCGTTTCACTGGACGGAAGCCTGTTTGGCGAGGACACTCCTGTCACGCTCGATATCGCCGGCGATTCGTACAGCCGCCCGCATTCGCTGTTCGATTTGGTTACGCGCAATTTGGATTATTTGGTGGCAAGCGTGCATAATCCGCAGCTCGCTGAAGGCGCGACGCTGGCCCAGACGACCGAGATGTATATCAATGCCCTGGAGCACCCCAAGGTGTTCATGCTGGGCCACGCGGGGCGCTCGGGCGTGCCGTTCGATATCGACGAGGTGCTGCTGGCGGCTAAGGCCAAGCACAAGATCATCGAGATCAACAACCATAGTCTTGAACACGGTGTCGACACTGAGCATTGGGCCGTATGCCGCAAGATCGCCGAGCGCTGCGCCGAGCTGGGCGTGGGTATTGGTGTGTCGACCGATGCCCACATTGGTATGGCCATTGGCAAGCTCGATCACGCCCGCAAGTTGCTCGACGAGATTCACTTCCCGCTGGATTTGATCGTGACGCGCGACCGCGAGACGCTGTTGCGCGAGATGGCGGCAGCTGGCGTGTGCGACCTGCGCAAGGGGATGTAG
- the hpt gene encoding hypoxanthine phosphoribosyltransferase, producing MASQHPDIEKVLFTQEDIEGIVSRLGEEITRDYAGKDLVLIAVLRGAVVFMGDLMRKIELPTNIDFMAVSSYGDGVKSSGIVRIIKDLDIDIRGRDVLIVEDILDSGLTLKYLMKNLESRKPASLEVAAFLWKDVEDRTSAITPKYVGTHCPDAFVVGYGLDYAERYRNLPYLGILKPEVYS from the coding sequence ATGGCTTCTCAACATCCGGATATCGAGAAGGTTCTGTTTACGCAGGAGGATATCGAAGGTATCGTTTCTCGCCTGGGCGAGGAGATTACGCGCGACTACGCTGGTAAGGATCTGGTGTTGATCGCGGTTCTGCGCGGCGCCGTTGTCTTTATGGGCGACCTGATGCGCAAGATCGAGCTGCCGACCAACATCGATTTCATGGCTGTTTCGAGCTATGGCGACGGTGTGAAGTCTTCGGGCATCGTGCGTATCATTAAGGACCTGGATATCGACATCCGTGGTCGCGACGTGCTGATCGTCGAGGACATTCTGGACTCGGGCCTGACCCTCAAGTACCTGATGAAGAACCTCGAGAGCCGCAAGCCCGCTTCGCTGGAGGTCGCTGCCTTCCTGTGGAAGGACGTTGAGGACCGTACCTCGGCCATCACGCCCAAGTATGTTGGAACCCATTGCCCCGATGCCTTTGTGGTGGGCTACGGCCTCGACTATGCCGAGCGCTATCGCAACCTTCCGTATCTGGGCATTTTGAAACCGGAGGTTTATTCGTAA